From the genome of Marivivens aquimaris, one region includes:
- a CDS encoding alpha-mannosidase, which produces MTYSTPLKQKLALTTDDVKQEGKLQRLLDDLKDKILQPVSGEIAWHFHEADLETSFALTADWRNWPSFDQRTVWSKKQGNTWFAAEITVPEDAAGKVFLLRFTSQWQERPGSTDPQCLAYLDGEITQAIDGNHNELVIMRDAVPGTKVVLHVDAFTFFDRPLAGFRVDYLVRNEEVEKLFYDLRTPFDVASRLHQTDNRRHAIFNIVDRALRALDRRGNGLTEGLQGSIAEAKAIAQEIYDMEDTSAKPSVVAFGHTHVDIAWLWRVKHTREKGGRSFATALNMMKEYPQYKFMYNQAVLYDFIKRDYPVLWKGIKEAVKRGQLEIDGAMWVEPDANIVSGESMIRQIMVGRHFHQTEFGVTPTCVWLPDTFGYSANMPQIIQKSGLDYFITSKLSWNDTDKHPFDTFFWRGIDGTDTKAHLLVAQDFESEEIFTTYNSDLSASQVMGGWKRYEPKAIHPELAICYGWGDGGGGPTREMVERGTRMEKGIPGAPHVKLEGLRDFLDRMGGAMTENAPKFPRWNGELYLQYHRGTLTTIARTKRNNRNAERAMRELEYFASLAAATKGASYPSEDLDRLWKVVLINQFHDILPGTSIPEVYEDTDAEYAALFSELDSTQGPLAQAENTLRTSGARVYNLTGQTRNGDLVSLPEGTAGISTGGTTEPVQTIHRADGTSELVAPVHGLGSQGWTGIAKADAPAKTSGLSVSKTHLENDRVAIKFDDQGQITSAYDKVRSRELIKAGEVANALVAYEDKPMEWDAWDIDWYFEEQFWPLDTTSVEVIEEGPHRAAIKVVRHYGASTVTQVISLQDDAAMVEFDTHMDWHDKHTVLKAQFPFDLNVSEVRSEIQFGHVTRATHRNTSWDKARFEASMHRWVDMSEPDFGAALLNDCKYAYDAHEQTVRLTLVRSPAFPAPDADEGLHSVRYALMIHDGLSDLETVHHAAERFNNPIKLMGDLTDTAEDAFSLAEVTAVNVTVEAVKQAEDGSDLVLRLFEHANRRASAQVKFGLPIKSVRTANLMEEERSDPLEITDNAVTLDFRPFEIKTIIVEVDNG; this is translated from the coding sequence ATGACATACAGCACCCCCCTCAAACAAAAGCTTGCCCTGACCACGGATGACGTCAAACAGGAGGGCAAGCTTCAGCGCCTTCTGGACGATCTGAAGGACAAGATCCTCCAGCCCGTGAGTGGCGAGATCGCGTGGCATTTTCATGAAGCCGATCTGGAAACGTCGTTTGCCCTGACCGCCGACTGGCGCAACTGGCCCTCCTTCGATCAGCGCACCGTCTGGTCGAAAAAGCAGGGCAACACATGGTTCGCGGCAGAGATTACCGTGCCCGAGGATGCTGCGGGCAAAGTGTTTCTGCTGCGCTTCACCTCGCAATGGCAGGAACGGCCCGGCTCGACCGATCCGCAGTGCCTCGCCTACCTTGATGGCGAGATCACGCAGGCGATCGACGGCAACCACAACGAACTCGTCATCATGCGCGACGCCGTACCGGGGACCAAGGTCGTGCTGCACGTCGATGCGTTTACCTTCTTTGACCGTCCGCTGGCGGGCTTCCGCGTCGATTATCTGGTGCGCAACGAAGAGGTCGAAAAGCTGTTCTACGACCTGCGCACGCCCTTCGATGTCGCCTCGCGCCTGCATCAGACCGACAACCGCCGCCATGCCATTTTCAACATCGTTGACCGCGCGCTCAGGGCGCTGGATCGGCGCGGCAACGGGCTGACTGAGGGGCTGCAAGGCTCCATCGCGGAGGCAAAGGCCATCGCGCAGGAAATCTATGACATGGAGGACACCAGCGCCAAGCCGTCGGTCGTCGCCTTCGGTCATACCCACGTCGATATCGCGTGGCTCTGGCGGGTGAAACATACCCGCGAAAAAGGCGGGCGGAGTTTCGCTACCGCGTTGAATATGATGAAGGAATATCCGCAGTACAAATTCATGTACAACCAAGCGGTGCTCTACGATTTCATCAAGCGCGACTATCCGGTGCTGTGGAAAGGCATCAAGGAAGCCGTCAAACGCGGGCAGCTGGAAATCGACGGCGCGATGTGGGTGGAGCCTGACGCGAACATCGTTTCGGGCGAGAGCATGATCCGTCAGATCATGGTCGGCCGCCATTTCCACCAGACCGAATTCGGGGTCACGCCGACTTGCGTCTGGCTGCCTGATACCTTCGGCTATTCCGCGAACATGCCGCAGATCATCCAGAAATCCGGCCTCGATTATTTCATCACGTCCAAGCTGTCGTGGAACGACACCGACAAACACCCGTTCGACACGTTCTTCTGGCGTGGCATCGACGGGACGGACACCAAGGCGCACCTGCTCGTCGCTCAGGATTTCGAGAGCGAGGAAATCTTTACCACCTATAACTCCGACCTCTCGGCCAGTCAGGTCATGGGCGGCTGGAAACGCTATGAACCAAAGGCCATCCACCCCGAACTCGCCATCTGCTACGGCTGGGGCGACGGTGGCGGCGGTCCTACCCGCGAGATGGTCGAGCGCGGCACCCGCATGGAAAAAGGCATCCCCGGTGCGCCGCATGTGAAGCTCGAAGGTCTGCGCGATTTTCTGGACCGTATGGGCGGCGCGATGACCGAGAACGCGCCGAAGTTCCCCCGCTGGAATGGCGAGCTGTACCTGCAATACCACCGCGGCACGCTCACCACGATCGCCCGCACGAAGCGCAACAACCGCAACGCCGAACGCGCCATGCGCGAGCTGGAATATTTCGCCTCGCTGGCGGCGGCGACGAAGGGTGCGAGCTACCCGAGCGAGGACCTCGACCGTCTGTGGAAGGTGGTGCTGATCAACCAGTTCCACGACATCCTTCCCGGCACCTCGATCCCCGAAGTGTACGAGGACACCGACGCCGAATATGCCGCTTTGTTCAGTGAGCTCGACAGTACCCAAGGCCCTCTGGCACAAGCGGAAAACACGCTGCGCACCAGCGGCGCGCGGGTCTATAACCTCACGGGTCAGACCCGCAACGGCGATCTGGTCAGCCTGCCCGAAGGCACCGCTGGTATCAGCACCGGCGGCACCACAGAGCCTGTCCAGACCATCCACCGCGCCGACGGCACGAGCGAACTTGTTGCCCCCGTCCACGGCCTAGGCTCTCAAGGATGGACCGGGATCGCGAAGGCCGATGCGCCCGCGAAAACCTCCGGCCTGTCAGTCTCCAAAACGCACCTTGAGAACGACCGCGTTGCCATCAAGTTCGACGATCAGGGCCAGATCACCTCGGCCTACGACAAGGTTCGCTCCCGCGAGCTCATCAAGGCAGGCGAGGTCGCCAACGCGCTCGTCGCTTACGAGGACAAGCCGATGGAGTGGGACGCGTGGGACATCGACTGGTATTTCGAGGAGCAGTTCTGGCCCCTCGACACCACCAGCGTCGAGGTCATCGAAGAAGGCCCCCACCGCGCCGCGATCAAGGTCGTCCGCCACTACGGCGCATCGACTGTCACTCAGGTGATTTCATTGCAGGACGACGCCGCGATGGTGGAGTTCGACACCCATATGGACTGGCACGACAAACACACCGTGCTGAAGGCGCAGTTCCCGTTCGATCTGAACGTCTCCGAAGTCCGCTCGGAAATCCAGTTCGGCCACGTCACCCGCGCCACCCACCGCAACACAAGCTGGGACAAAGCGCGTTTTGAGGCGTCGATGCACCGCTGGGTGGACATGTCCGAACCCGATTTCGGTGCGGCGCTGCTCAACGACTGCAAATACGCCTACGACGCCCACGAACAGACGGTTCGCCTGACGCTCGTGCGCAGCCCCGCTTTCCCCGCGCCCGACGCGGACGAAGGGCTGCATTCGGTGCGCTACGCCCTGATGATCCACGACGGTCTCTCCGATCTGGAAACCGTCCACCACGCGGCGGAGCGGTTCAACAACCCGATCAAGCTGATGGGCGATCTGACGGACACGGCGGAGGATGCCTTCAGCCTCGCCGAGGTGACAGCTGTCAACGTGACAGTCGAGGCTGTGAAACAGGCCGAAGACGGCTCTGACCTCGTGCTGCGCCTCTTCGAGCACGCCAACCGCCGCGCCAGCGCACAGGTAAAATTCGGCCTGCCGATCAAGTCGGTGCGGACCGCCAACCTGATGGAAGAAGAACGTTCGGACCCGCTGGAGATCACAGACAACGCCGTCACGCTCGACTTCCGCCCGTTCGAGATCAAGACCATCATTGTGGAGGTCGACAATGGCTAA
- a CDS encoding carbohydrate ABC transporter permease codes for MNNSRTLNIALAFMAVIWVSPFAWLLSTAVDPIATGQLRFPKELGFSNFAQALTGESLLQLWNSLFIAGGTATLTLIVASGSAYALSRLKIPGRNAFLWSLVLLRMLPPTGILVPIYFAAQSVGLLNNVGIIVALTVLNLPFAMLLLKNFFDTVPVELEEAAHVEGASLATILRRVVLPISKAGLAVVWFFTFTSAWNEFLFPLLFSRTEDAFPMSMGLYSAFGRNGSIQYGFLAAFSIIYATPAVAVYFLLRRNMNTGFAGVGVKG; via the coding sequence ATGAACAATTCCCGCACTCTCAACATCGCGCTGGCCTTTATGGCGGTGATCTGGGTCAGCCCGTTCGCGTGGCTCCTGTCCACCGCTGTCGACCCCATCGCCACAGGCCAACTGCGGTTTCCGAAGGAGCTGGGCTTCAGTAATTTTGCCCAAGCGCTGACGGGCGAGTCCCTTCTACAACTTTGGAATTCGCTGTTCATCGCGGGCGGCACGGCCACGCTGACGCTCATTGTGGCGTCGGGGTCAGCCTACGCCCTTTCGCGCCTCAAAATCCCTGGTCGCAACGCATTCCTGTGGTCGCTCGTGCTGCTGCGGATGCTGCCGCCGACAGGTATTCTGGTGCCGATCTACTTCGCCGCGCAGAGCGTCGGTCTGCTCAATAACGTCGGCATCATCGTCGCGCTGACGGTGCTCAACCTGCCCTTCGCGATGCTACTTCTGAAGAACTTCTTCGACACTGTTCCTGTCGAGCTCGAAGAAGCGGCGCATGTCGAAGGCGCGTCGCTCGCCACCATTTTGCGGCGCGTGGTCCTGCCAATCTCCAAAGCGGGCCTCGCCGTCGTGTGGTTCTTTACGTTCACATCCGCATGGAACGAATTCTTGTTTCCGCTGCTCTTTTCGCGGACCGAGGATGCCTTTCCGATGTCGATGGGCCTCTATTCCGCTTTCGGGCGAAACGGGTCGATCCAGTACGGATTTCTCGCAGCTTTCTCAATCATTTACGCAACGCCCGCCGTGGCCGTCTATTTTCTCCTGCGCCGGAATATGAACACCGGATTTGCAGGGGTCGGAGTCAAAGGATGA
- a CDS encoding carbohydrate ABC transporter permease: MQKSGKSWVSPWLSGSVPVLIVAAIPALIFVGVLLYFTGWALMFSFTNLELYGRKATEWSFVGLDNYERLFTRRGFLESLWTTLNFTFFSAIIGQSILGFTLAAVLRNRYGGVRSVLEVSLMLGWLLPDIVAAFLWSATTSKTGLVNQLIVIPLGMEPVNFLNDYALPVVILANIWKGTAWSYLLYSAALDNVSKEVVEAAKVDGANAWQRTRRVILPIIKPHIGTNLLFITIWTFTYFPLIYALTGGGPGSKTEVLSIFLYKQSFGIGKLGYGSAISVAMLVIVGVMSLFYLRLLKEPE, translated from the coding sequence ATGCAGAAGAGCGGTAAATCATGGGTCAGCCCATGGCTGTCGGGCTCCGTGCCCGTCCTGATCGTCGCGGCGATACCTGCGCTGATCTTTGTCGGCGTGCTGCTATATTTCACAGGCTGGGCGCTGATGTTCAGCTTCACCAACCTCGAACTTTATGGGCGTAAGGCGACCGAGTGGTCGTTTGTCGGGCTGGATAATTATGAACGCCTGTTCACGCGGCGCGGCTTTCTCGAAAGCCTTTGGACCACGCTGAATTTCACGTTCTTTTCGGCCATCATCGGGCAGAGCATCCTAGGCTTCACCCTCGCGGCAGTCCTGCGGAATAGGTACGGCGGCGTGCGGTCGGTGCTCGAGGTTTCCCTGATGCTCGGCTGGCTGCTTCCCGATATCGTCGCCGCCTTCCTGTGGTCAGCGACCACCAGCAAAACCGGCCTCGTCAACCAGCTTATCGTTATTCCGCTGGGGATGGAGCCGGTCAATTTCCTCAACGATTACGCGCTGCCGGTCGTGATCCTCGCGAATATCTGGAAGGGCACGGCGTGGTCCTATCTGCTTTATTCCGCAGCGCTCGATAACGTCAGCAAAGAGGTCGTCGAGGCGGCCAAAGTGGACGGCGCGAACGCATGGCAACGCACCCGCCGCGTGATCCTGCCGATCATCAAGCCGCACATCGGAACGAACCTGCTGTTCATCACGATCTGGACGTTCACCTACTTCCCTCTGATTTACGCGCTGACTGGCGGCGGTCCGGGTAGCAAGACCGAAGTCCTGTCGATCTTCCTTTATAAACAGAGCTTTGGCATCGGCAAACTCGGCTACGGCAGTGCGATTTCGGTCGCGATGCTGGTGATCGTCGGCGTGATGTCCCTGTTCTACCTGCGACTGCTGAAGGAGCCGGAGTGA
- a CDS encoding extracellular solute-binding protein — MKKFLTGAAICALSTSATTAFADVSIMYPQWIASLVEPAIEQYEADTGTTVTSTELPVDGYDRRVAVDLAAGTAADVAVLDSFMVAELASAGYLEALEGPLSDWDQFQYYMPGLLDVVSFDGSVYALPTDTDVRMLWYDKSNFEAAGIEMPWHPETWDDVLDAAQKVKDATGADYAFLLPAGTKQAEAATMQGFYMAMLGADTKEGERNRLRNWAEGKWIGASPAITATANLYHEVYVERELTEPSINYATDLSSAVREALTNDEIGILASGSWEWACLFDCNGLDVPDNREEIIGWTPWPGSGAEGAPATTNISGGWAIGVNAGAEDKEAATALLTAIFDEANFKKWTLDNGRMAVRTDISESPEYMENAFLAQATELAATTTGRDTYPGYQVVSALVQDMTGAILDGVDPEDALEEYHDALVDEFGEENVMTLE; from the coding sequence ATGAAAAAATTTCTGACCGGGGCCGCGATCTGCGCCCTGAGCACAAGTGCAACCACGGCTTTCGCCGACGTCTCCATAATGTACCCGCAGTGGATCGCTTCGCTCGTCGAGCCCGCGATCGAACAGTACGAGGCCGACACCGGCACGACCGTCACCAGCACCGAACTGCCCGTCGATGGCTATGACCGCCGCGTGGCCGTCGATCTGGCCGCTGGTACGGCTGCCGACGTTGCGGTTCTCGACAGCTTCATGGTCGCGGAGCTTGCGTCCGCCGGCTACCTCGAAGCACTCGAAGGGCCGCTCTCGGACTGGGATCAGTTCCAGTATTATATGCCGGGCCTTCTCGATGTTGTCTCGTTCGACGGCTCCGTTTACGCCCTGCCAACCGACACCGATGTGCGGATGCTGTGGTACGACAAATCCAACTTCGAAGCCGCTGGCATCGAAATGCCGTGGCACCCCGAAACGTGGGATGACGTTCTGGACGCCGCGCAGAAGGTGAAAGACGCCACCGGCGCCGACTATGCCTTCTTGCTGCCCGCAGGCACCAAACAGGCCGAAGCCGCGACGATGCAGGGCTTCTACATGGCGATGCTTGGCGCGGACACCAAAGAGGGCGAGCGCAACCGCTTGCGCAACTGGGCCGAAGGCAAGTGGATCGGCGCAAGTCCCGCCATCACGGCGACCGCCAACCTTTATCACGAGGTCTACGTGGAGCGCGAACTAACCGAGCCGTCGATCAACTATGCGACTGACCTCTCCAGTGCGGTACGCGAGGCGCTCACCAATGACGAGATCGGCATCCTCGCCAGCGGATCGTGGGAATGGGCGTGCCTGTTCGACTGCAACGGCCTCGATGTGCCTGATAACCGTGAAGAGATCATCGGCTGGACCCCGTGGCCGGGTAGCGGCGCCGAAGGCGCGCCTGCGACCACCAATATCTCTGGCGGTTGGGCCATCGGCGTGAATGCCGGCGCAGAGGACAAAGAGGCTGCAACAGCGCTTCTCACCGCGATCTTCGACGAGGCGAACTTCAAGAAATGGACTCTCGACAATGGCCGCATGGCCGTGCGCACCGATATTTCTGAATCGCCCGAATACATGGAGAACGCGTTCCTCGCCCAAGCGACCGAGCTTGCCGCGACCACCACGGGCCGCGACACCTACCCTGGTTATCAGGTGGTCTCTGCGCTGGTGCAGGACATGACGGGCGCCATTCTTGACGGCGTCGATCCCGAGGATGCCCTCGAGGAATATCACGATGCTCTCGTCGACGAGTTCGGCGAAGAAAACGTGATGACCCTCGAATAA
- a CDS encoding substrate-binding domain-containing protein: MLKTRQRPTLKTLSEHTGLSLSTVSLALRGGENLKEDTRLKVMKAAQELGYVPDRAGVKLRTGRSNAVGIVLDGHEDSVGFSRNLIHGISDAVRAEGLLLNVYPEFDRAETNRTIQSLISGGQVDGLILTHTEPQDARVKMLLEMDFPFVTHGRTELFTPHAYHDFDAAAFVAMAVQQLADRGVGQILAVMAESEIFNHDMLARQFRAECEERGITAEIYSGPRRGRDHIRGLRELGLSLANTGVEAILCDSELTAITVATGLRDAGISVGDDMPMVAKQTSDLLYALFPEITGIYEDVYASGRELARLLMQRIAGVAAGELQTLAAPVVYRG, encoded by the coding sequence ATGCTGAAAACTCGCCAACGCCCTACTTTGAAAACACTTTCCGAACATACGGGGCTCAGTCTTTCGACGGTGTCGCTGGCGCTGCGGGGCGGCGAGAATCTCAAAGAGGACACGCGACTCAAGGTGATGAAAGCGGCGCAGGAGCTGGGCTATGTTCCGGACCGCGCGGGCGTGAAACTACGGACGGGGCGGTCGAACGCGGTGGGGATCGTGCTGGACGGGCACGAGGACTCGGTTGGGTTTTCGCGCAACCTCATTCACGGGATCAGCGATGCGGTGCGGGCAGAGGGGCTGCTGCTCAACGTCTACCCCGAATTCGACAGGGCAGAGACGAACCGCACCATCCAGAGCCTGATATCTGGCGGGCAGGTGGATGGGCTGATCCTAACGCACACCGAACCGCAGGACGCGCGAGTGAAGATGCTGCTGGAGATGGACTTTCCCTTTGTCACCCACGGCCGGACGGAGCTGTTTACCCCGCACGCCTACCATGACTTCGACGCGGCGGCCTTTGTCGCGATGGCTGTGCAGCAGCTCGCGGATCGCGGGGTGGGGCAGATCCTTGCCGTGATGGCCGAGAGCGAGATTTTCAACCACGACATGCTGGCCCGCCAGTTCCGCGCGGAATGCGAAGAGCGCGGGATCACAGCCGAGATTTACAGCGGGCCGCGTCGCGGGCGCGATCATATCCGCGGACTGCGCGAACTTGGCCTGTCGCTCGCCAACACCGGCGTCGAGGCGATCCTGTGCGACAGCGAACTGACCGCGATCACGGTCGCCACGGGCCTGCGCGATGCGGGGATCAGCGTCGGGGACGACATGCCGATGGTGGCAAAACAGACGTCCGATCTGCTCTACGCGCTGTTTCCCGAAATCACGGGGATTTATGAGGACGTCTATGCTTCGGGCCGCGAACTGGCGCGCCTTTTGATGCAACGCATCGCAGGTGTCGCGGCGGGCGAGTTGCAGACACTCGCCGCGCCAGTGGTCTATCGCGGCTGA
- a CDS encoding TetR/AcrR family transcriptional regulator, with amino-acid sequence MPKLGLTPDEIRAKAIEISMEKIRTLGVDKLRLSDVAKSMGVSHAALYPYFDGKAALLDAVVERWLSKSEPPLQDIADSAAPVEERIVDWFVTLYTIKRERVLGDSQLFTAFDLAVVRGTPAAGHHLARLKGQLAGMVEELNLGPSTEEATSTLFFATGAFHHPGILSWMPDLDRTPELRLTLQAMLNGWPRR; translated from the coding sequence ATGCCCAAATTAGGTCTCACCCCTGACGAGATCCGCGCCAAAGCCATTGAAATCTCGATGGAAAAAATCCGCACTCTTGGCGTGGACAAACTCCGTCTGAGTGATGTCGCTAAATCCATGGGTGTATCCCACGCGGCGCTCTACCCGTATTTCGACGGTAAAGCGGCCCTGCTGGACGCCGTTGTGGAGCGCTGGTTGTCGAAAAGTGAGCCGCCTTTGCAGGACATCGCGGACTCTGCCGCCCCTGTCGAAGAGCGCATCGTCGATTGGTTCGTGACCCTCTACACCATCAAGCGCGAGCGCGTTCTGGGTGATAGCCAGCTTTTCACCGCGTTTGATCTGGCTGTCGTGCGCGGCACCCCTGCTGCGGGCCACCACCTCGCGCGGCTCAAGGGTCAACTGGCGGGCATGGTCGAAGAACTGAACCTCGGCCCCTCCACCGAAGAGGCGACCTCCACCCTGTTCTTTGCCACCGGCGCCTTCCACCATCCCGGCATTCTCAGTTGGATGCCCGACCTCGACCGCACGCCCGAGCTTCGCCTGACGTTGCAAGCCATGCTGAACGGCTGGCCGCGCCGCTAA
- a CDS encoding ABC transporter ATP-binding protein, with translation MLDQQTILSPILRTHDLKAGYEGKTILNGVDLDVGKGEFVTLIGPNGCGKSTLLKTMARILTPTSGVAELNGRAVHDTPTREIAKAMALLPQTPLTPDGLTVRELVAQGRFPHQTLWRQWTKADETAVHDAMEATDVLQFADRPVTALSGGQRQRCWIAMTLAQDTDVILLDEPTTYLDLKIQIDVMQLLSKIAAQGRTLVVVLHELNLAAAYADRVVMMREGAIVHQGHPAECITAVTLEDVFGLRARVVTDPDTGRPVCIPMTGPAA, from the coding sequence ATGTTGGACCAGCAAACGATCCTTTCTCCGATCCTCAGAACCCATGATCTGAAAGCGGGTTACGAGGGCAAGACGATCCTGAACGGCGTCGATCTGGATGTCGGGAAGGGCGAGTTCGTTACGCTGATCGGGCCGAACGGTTGCGGGAAATCGACCCTGCTGAAGACGATGGCGCGCATTCTGACACCCACGAGCGGGGTGGCGGAACTGAACGGCCGCGCGGTCCACGACACGCCCACCCGCGAAATTGCCAAGGCGATGGCGCTGCTGCCCCAGACGCCGCTGACGCCCGACGGGCTGACTGTGCGCGAACTCGTCGCGCAGGGCCGTTTTCCCCACCAGACGCTCTGGCGGCAATGGACGAAGGCGGACGAGACCGCTGTCCATGACGCGATGGAGGCAACAGATGTCCTCCAGTTTGCGGACCGCCCAGTGACCGCGCTCTCTGGCGGACAGCGGCAGCGGTGCTGGATCGCGATGACGCTGGCACAGGATACGGATGTTATTCTGCTCGACGAGCCGACGACGTACCTCGACCTGAAAATCCAGATCGACGTGATGCAGCTTCTGTCCAAGATCGCGGCGCAGGGGCGCACGCTGGTCGTGGTGCTGCACGAATTGAACCTCGCTGCCGCCTATGCCGACCGTGTTGTGATGATGCGCGAGGGCGCGATTGTGCATCAGGGCCATCCCGCGGAGTGCATCACCGCAGTAACGCTCGAGGACGTGTTCGGGCTGCGCGCCCGCGTCGTGACCGACCCCGACACAGGCCGGCCCGTTTGCATTCCGATGACCGGCCCCGCTGCCTGA
- a CDS encoding FecCD family ABC transporter permease, giving the protein MGRLTISFALTAALVVLAALFHMSVGAKAVPLSDVTGAFTAFDATVMDHQIVRALRLPRAVIAIFAGAALGMAGAMTQGITRNPLAEPGILGVLKGAAFAVFICVGFLGLVSVAWIPLVAAIGAVISGAIVFAIARAAPEGATPVTLVLCGAAILAFLSAVLMAVQLLDETTFQNLRVWASGTLTGAKLETVYWALPWGIVGAVIAVWIAPRVTAMAMGDEAALGLGIDLTKTRAWGFGAVVLLSAAAVSVAGPLEFLGLVVPHMARMIVGADYRAIVPYSALLGALVLLLADIAARTVLAPAEISTGIVLALIGAPVFVGLIRARL; this is encoded by the coding sequence ATGGGCCGCTTGACGATCAGTTTCGCGCTGACCGCAGCGCTGGTGGTGCTTGCCGCGCTATTCCACATGAGCGTGGGTGCGAAGGCGGTTCCGCTGTCCGACGTGACGGGCGCATTCACCGCGTTCGATGCGACCGTGATGGACCACCAGATCGTCCGCGCCTTGCGTTTGCCGCGCGCTGTCATCGCGATTTTCGCGGGCGCGGCTTTGGGCATGGCGGGCGCGATGACCCAAGGGATCACCCGCAACCCGCTCGCCGAGCCTGGCATTCTGGGCGTCTTGAAGGGCGCGGCGTTTGCGGTGTTCATCTGCGTCGGTTTCCTCGGGCTGGTGAGCGTGGCGTGGATCCCGCTTGTCGCGGCCATCGGCGCGGTCATCAGCGGAGCCATCGTGTTCGCCATCGCGCGGGCCGCGCCGGAGGGGGCAACGCCCGTGACTCTGGTGCTCTGCGGCGCGGCGATTTTGGCGTTCCTCTCGGCTGTTCTGATGGCGGTGCAGCTCCTCGATGAGACCACGTTCCAGAACCTGCGGGTCTGGGCGAGCGGGACGCTCACGGGCGCGAAGCTGGAGACGGTGTACTGGGCGCTGCCGTGGGGCATCGTCGGCGCGGTGATCGCGGTCTGGATAGCGCCCCGCGTGACGGCGATGGCGATGGGGGATGAGGCGGCACTCGGCCTCGGGATCGACCTGACCAAGACGCGGGCATGGGGCTTTGGCGCTGTTGTGCTGCTGAGCGCGGCGGCGGTGTCGGTCGCTGGCCCGCTGGAGTTCCTCGGCCTCGTGGTGCCGCACATGGCGCGGATGATCGTCGGGGCGGATTACCGCGCGATCGTGCCGTACTCGGCTTTGCTGGGGGCGCTGGTACTGCTGCTCGCGGACATCGCGGCGCGGACGGTGCTGGCGCCGGCAGAGATTTCGACGGGCATCGTGCTGGCGCTGATCGGCGCGCCGGTGTTCGTCGGCCTGATCAGGGCGCGGCTATGA
- a CDS encoding FecCD family ABC transporter permease — MTRVWASKSGRFSVLLPAAGYGVLAVVAAVLLAFFIGQVALGTYVLSPAEVWAALTGSAEDMARTVVFDFRIPRALAAMLAGALLAISGAILQALTRNPLADPSLVGVSQGGALAVVSTIILFPAFPPALRPLVAFIGAMAVAALVQALSDKGRGRNALRFILIGIAISSFLAALIRAFLTYGDIRDSMSALSWLAGSVHSSGWQDVAIMGVALAAIVLAIPAMARRLAVLQLGEEAATGLGLDVRWTNRALLFASVALAAVAVAAVGPLVFIGLIAPQAAKRMVRTGAGMHLLLTALTGAIMVIAADLAGRTLLSPTEIPAGVVTAIIGAPVFLLIMLRRNA, encoded by the coding sequence ATGACGCGGGTCTGGGCGAGCAAATCGGGCCGGTTTTCGGTGCTGCTGCCTGCGGCGGGGTATGGCGTGTTGGCCGTGGTGGCCGCCGTTTTGCTGGCGTTCTTCATCGGGCAGGTGGCCTTGGGCACCTATGTGCTCTCCCCTGCGGAGGTCTGGGCCGCGCTGACCGGATCGGCAGAGGACATGGCCCGCACGGTGGTCTTCGATTTCCGCATCCCGCGCGCGCTGGCGGCGATGCTGGCGGGGGCGCTGCTGGCGATTTCGGGGGCGATCTTGCAGGCTTTGACGCGCAACCCCTTGGCCGATCCGTCGCTGGTCGGCGTCAGTCAGGGCGGCGCTTTGGCGGTCGTTTCGACCATCATTCTGTTCCCCGCATTCCCGCCCGCGTTGCGCCCGCTGGTGGCGTTCATCGGCGCGATGGCTGTCGCTGCGTTGGTGCAAGCGCTGTCGGACAAGGGCCGAGGTCGGAACGCGCTACGCTTTATCCTCATCGGCATCGCGATTTCGTCGTTCCTCGCCGCGCTGATCCGCGCGTTCCTGACCTACGGAGACATCCGCGACTCCATGTCGGCGCTGAGCTGGCTGGCGGGGAGCGTGCATTCGTCGGGCTGGCAGGATGTGGCGATCATGGGGGTCGCGTTGGCGGCCATCGTGCTCGCCATCCCCGCGATGGCGCGGCGGCTCGCGGTCCTGCAGCTGGGCGAGGAAGCGGCGACGGGCCTCGGGCTCGACGTGCGGTGGACGAACCGCGCGCTGCTGTTCGCCTCGGTCGCTTTGGCAGCGGTGGCAGTGGCAGCGGTCGGGCCGCTGGTGTTCATCGGTCTCATCGCCCCGCAAGCGGCAAAGCGGATGGTGCGCACCGGCGCGGGGATGCACTTGCTACTGACCGCACTCACGGGCGCGATCATGGTTATCGCGGCGGACCTTGCCGGACGCACGCTGCTGTCGCCGACCGAAATCCCTGCGGGCGTCGTGACGGCAATCATTGGCGCACCTGTATTTTTGCTGATCATGCTGCGCCGGAATGCGTAG